A region from the Chrysoperla carnea chromosome 4, inChrCarn1.1, whole genome shotgun sequence genome encodes:
- the LOC123298664 gene encoding uncharacterized protein LOC123298664, with product MENTFNNITNNIPSSSAFESYSTQFTNNFPANTVDNASQNFVPYFGFMMTDQYKSLMRLIHLFPQLHAATLKGALELCNYDSIQTIDSILYALQYRKYLEAKNQGFPLDYSARCPRTPLLPSFLGNRTTNSHVYEQLFQDNAYFNNVPTNGGGDMNNFGNCYTPSPGVSDTSANKSNFIPQYFTGYQISNDTGAEQNFQMPGNCLPPFTHLAQCSSSNQNSESGMRYKLVNWIPSLVPTRKSDKENVTDGGVINQHPPAVANTGRQSAVHEDKRTIKPAKVKRVIKTKQATSRPKSLEKKTVKLLKASDFKNTEEIKNPSNVDDTKPEIMDMTMRNCMVVESTSQIGIKYVIKKSQCPLGDKDCNEIFQPK from the exons atggaaaatactttcaacaatattacaaataatataccaTCTTCATCAGCATTCGAATCATATTCGACACAATTCACCAATAATTTCCCAGCAAATACAGTAGATAATGCAtcccaaaattttgtgccaTATTTTGGATTTATGATGACCGatcaatataaaagtttaatgcGCTTAATCCATTTATTTCCACAATTACATGCAGCTACCCTTAAGGGGGCATTAGAATTATGCAATTACGATTCAATCCAAACGATTGACAGCATTTTGTATGCTTTACAATATCGTAAATATTTGGAAGCAAAAAATCAAGGATTTCCATTGGATTATAGTGCACGTTGTCCACGAACACCTCTTTTACCATCGTTTTTGGGTAATCGAACAACAAATTCTCATGTGTATGAGCAATTATTTCAAGACAatgcatattttaataatgtaccAACTAACGGTGGAGGGGATAtgaataattttggaaattgtTATACGCCATCACCAGGTGTTTCGGATACTTCTGCAAATAAGAGTAATTTCATTCCTCAATATTTTACTGGctatcaaatttcaaatgatactggtgctgaacaaaattttcaaatgccaGGAAATTGTCTTCCACCGTTCACTCATCTGGCACAATGCAGTTCATCTAATCAGAACAGTGAGAGCGGTATGAGGTACAAACTGGTGAATTGGATACCTTCGTTAGTGCCTACACGCAAGTCTGATAAAGAAAATGTTACAGATGGAGGTGTCATTAATCAACATCCACCTGCAGTTGCAAATACTGGCCGTCAAAGTGCCGTACATGAAGATAAAA ggaCTATAAAGCCAGCAAAAGTAAAACGAGTAATCAAAACCAAACAAGCGACTTCACGTCCAAAatctttggaaaaaaaaactgtcaagTTATTGAAAGCAAGCGATTTTAAAAATAcggaagaaataaaaaacccaTCAAACGTAGATGATACAAAACCAGAAATAATGGATATGACAATGCGTAATTGTATGGTTGTCGAAAGTACTTCACAAATTGGAATAAAATACGTTATTAAG AAATCACAATGCCCATTGGGGGATAAAGATTGTAATGAAATCTTTCagcctaaataa
- the LOC123298665 gene encoding cytoplasmic dynein 2 intermediate chain 1 translates to MKQSTSVKRTVKKSLVDDKEVVKRSLSRERSQIKVNDKTGTSKDSKSRLIRNSSNVGTKSSALSNPTSKNVQKTVTSTLKSRPTALQLSNIKKIENERQIKELKKQSSTSRQTMHKTSSRVTTTKYIPAKTSSKQNSFIKNDTKPPDSTRRDRTVKNTSDKIVKPIRSKSRTLSPSEVKILRNPSQTDDTVKVPQSKPTPIKKDYTPEVKAHESPPSEDYNYEDDFDSYESDFEQYSSSHSSSSSSTSDEKLDIGSISSSSSSESEEDMPDKTKEIIISKQLHVEEEKKMDSGNYDLRESKRTKTLNGIKEAIERENSYVKNIQDTSFSDEGFDEKPVRLEKQIQNSKKMRKRGEDILSMITLDTLSANLLEMLPIPYEMYMLNYGRGETQQIYSQTNDEDLSEEVQTDEIEMKNMWTQNPTEYCGKIKTIEDILECNYFLNGVGGDSVVRAEQKIVNMEKLNIFLRSTSDVVLRLLSNKNTVEACTKATLPFSIGYKALNTSLQFLINRPMRILEYSRSSNIFILTVHDSNLNEFMPEDQQLFARSLICIWDLLDISIPSKLLISNDNVTAACFEYSKTNLIFGGLQNGGISVWDLSEHVSYHKTVKDELDNIWTLRTPTFVKEPEDCKDLVLDEVVAIKSIANDEKSLYGQVCSLNKRGQLVIWIVITSNLSEGQVQLVQGLAYWGRIRLSPSISVNVNNFLNCTSTDLECYDLQIDSKDPNHLYISTNYGFVVHCLTLGTKVTPKLYESNTGYNSPTTCVEPCPFNQPYFLVGCTDGSIRLHSRYASKSLTTLLGVEDNLKENSIKLIQWLKSKPFCIFSLDVNNTLHIWNLENSDIYPIYSIPFKEKISTIKVLPIQNDRKTHLVMGYENGKIELHEMNEEYAFKTMDHVANNNIDPEIKNETSPEINDSGKINKEAN, encoded by the exons ATGAAACAATCTACAAGTGTTAAGCGTACTGTAAAAAAATCACTTGTAGATGATAAAGAGGTAGTTAAGCGTTCTTTGAGTCGCGAAAGATCTCAAATTAAGGTTAATGATAAAACGGGAACTAGTAAAGATAGTAAAAGTAGATTAATAAGAAATTCATCAAACGTAGGGACCAAATCATCAGCTTTATCAAATCCAacatcaaaaaatgttcaaaaaacgGTTACATCGACTCTAAAATCTAGGCCAACTGCATTACagttaagtaatataaaaaaaattgagaatgaacgacaaattaaagaattaaaaaagcaAAGTAGTACAAGTCGACAAACAATGCATAAAACCAGTTCTCGAGTTACAACGACGAAATATATTCCTGCAAAAACAAGCtctaaacaaaattcatttataaaaaatgatacaaagCCACCAGATAGCACAAGACGAGATCGTACAGTTAAAAATACTAGCGATAAGATAGTAAAGCCAATTCGTTCTAAAAGTCGTACTTTAAGCCCTAGTGAagtaaaaattctaagaaatcCTAGTCAAACAGATGATACAGTAAAAGTTCCACAAAGTAAACCTACCCCGATTAAAAAAGATTATACGCCTGAGGTAAAAGCACATGAGAGTCCCCCTTCAGAGGATTATAATTACGAGGACGATTTCGATTCATATGAATCAGATTTCGAACAATATTCATCGTCGCATTCCTCAAGTTCTTCAAGTACTTCGGATGAAAAATTAGATATTGGATCAATTAGTAGTTCAAGCAGTTCAGAATCCGAAGAGGATATGCCGGATAAAACAAAGGAAATCATTATCTCAAAACAACTTCATGTTGAAGAAGAGAAAAAAATGGATTCGGGTAATTATGATCTTAGAGAATCAAAACGAACCAAAACATTAAACGGAATTAAGGAAGCCATCGAACGTGAAAAttcatatgtaaaaaatattcaagataCATCATTTTCGGATGAAGGATTTGATGAAAAACCTGTACGC ttagaaaaacaaattcaaaactcGAAAAAAATGCGAAAACGCGGTGAAGATATTTTAAGCATGATAACGCTGGATACGTTAAGTGCGAATTTATTAGAAATGTTGCCAATTCCTTATGAAATGTATATGTTAAATTATGGACGAGGGGAAACTCAACAAATTTATTCCCAAACCAACGATGAGGATTTGTCCGAAGAAGTTCAAACGGATGAAatcgaaatgaaaaatatgtggACCCAAAATCCAACTGAATATTGtggcaaaataaaaacaatagaagATATTTTAGAATGTAATTACTTCTTAAATGGAGTTGGAGGTGATTCAGTTGTGAGAGCTGAACAAAAAATCGTTAATATggagaaattaaatatattccTACGATCAACTTCGGATGTAGTTCTAAGATTACTTTCAAATAAGAATACCGTGGAAGCGTGTACTAAAGCCACGTTACCATTTAGTATAGGATACAAAGCGTTAAATACttcattacaatttttaattaatcgtcCCATGAGAATACTCGAATATTCGAGATCgagtaatatatttatattaactgtACATGATTCgaatttaaatgaattcatGCCGGAAGATCAACAGTTATTTGCGAGATCATTAATATGCATCTGGGATTTATTAGATATATCGATTCCGAGTAAATTGTTAATCTCGAACGATAACGTGACTGCAGCTTGTTTTGAATATTCGAAAACGAATTTAATATTTGGTGGATTACAAAATGGTGGAATAAGTGTTTGGGATCTATCGGAGCACGTTTCATATCATAAAACCGTTAAAGATGAATTAGATAATATTTGGACGTTACGAACACCGACATTTGTAAAAGAACCAGAAGATTGCAAAGATTTGGTTCTTGACGAAGTTGTAGCCATTAAATCAATAGCTAACGATGAAAAATCATTATACGGTCAG GTCTGTTCGTTAAATAAACGGGGACAATTAGTTATATGGATTGTAATTACATCAAATTTATCTGAAGGACAAGTGCAATTAGTTCAAGGGTTAGCTTATTGGGGTCGAATACGATTATCTCCGTCCATTTCAGTCAAtgtgaacaattttttaaactgtacgAGCACTGATTTGGAatgttatgatttacaaattgATAGCAAAGATccaaatcatttatatatttcaacgaATTATGGTTTTGTTGTTCATTGTTTAACGTTAGGAACTAAGGTTACGCCGAAATTATACGAATCGAATACTG gttaTAACTCACCAACAACTTGTGTCGAACCCTGCCCTTTCAATCAACCATACTTTTTAGTTGGATGTACAGATGGCAGCATTCGTTTGCATTCGCGCTACGCATCGAAATCTTTAACAACATTACTTGGTGTTgaagataatttaaaagaaaattctattaaattaatacaatgGTTAAAATCAAAaccattttgtatattttctttagATGTTAATAATACTCTACATATTTGGAATCTAgaaaacagtgatatttatCCAATATATTCCATACCGTTTAAAGAGAAAATTTCTACAATTAAAGTGTTACCAATTCAAAATGATAGGAAAACTCACTTG GTAATGGGATATGAAAATGGCAAGATCGAATTACATGAAATGAATGAAGAATATGCATTTAAAACA ATGGATCATGTGGCAAATAATAATATCGAccctgaaattaaaaatgaaacatcaCCGGAAATTAATGATTCAGGAAAAATTAATAAGGAg gcTAATTAG